AGAAATAGTGGCTAACCAATATGTTTTCATTATACCTCATCAAGCATTGACTGTAGCTTGATTTTCCTTCTATGGTATTCGGTCCTTTCAGAAGGAGATAAAGACGGTTGATCCTTAGAGGAAGACGTCTGCGCGGTTGCACGACCAGCATCAAAGCTTGAATTAGGGTTTTTTTcaactttcttgaatttctgATTCTTCGAATATTGCCCTCTTCCAACACAACAAAATTCTTCCAACAGTTCTTGTGCAGCTCTTAAGTAGAGGGAATTCCTCAATCCGTTTTTGACTCTTGTGGAATCCCTGAACCCGAAATATATTTGATTCTGATCATGGAAGAATTGTTGATTAGTCGCAAGAGTATTCAAGCTATTTTGATGGCTTGAAGGGCCCATTCCATGGAAGGAAAAATCACCATGTCGTCCAATACtcaatttctccatttttgtggCTTCCAAGTTTTTTAAAGATGAAGATAGTGTTAAAGAAAGGCCTTGACCTTCAACATTAATCCTTCCGATTCTCGTGGTTTCGGTGTTTAATCCACCGCCTCCGCCGCTGCTCGGAATCCAAGTAAATTGAGATGGATTAAAACTCTCAGGTGTTGCTACTGCTGGACTCATCAAGTGGAACCCTTGAAGATGAGAGTTATCTGATGTGATGGGATTGAATTTTTGAAGGGAAATCTGcataaaaaagaagaagaagaagaagaagaagaagagtgGCTTAACTCCAGATTCTCAGAATTTTGTTGATGGCATGTTGTGTGGTAGCAATAATAGTACCTATCTTTAACTCTTTTGTTGCAGTGAACATGTACTAGCTAAATAATTACCTCGTCTGCATATTGGATTTGATCATCCAATAAACCGGAGGCTGTTCTTCGCCACGGCAAGTTGATCACCTCACCCAGCATAGACCCTCCTCCGGTGCCGTTGTACACCGGTGGCTGAGGAGCGGATAAGTTATCCAGCTGGGAGGATAGAGGATCAAGTCCTTGAAATCTTATCATCCAATCTCCTTGATTCTTTGAGGTCATAGATCTTTCATATGCATTTGAAAAGAGGTTGTTGATACTTTGGGACataaattttcttgaaatacCAAAACCTCTTGAGGACTTCAAATTCAAAGCGCACTTTTTGGTTTGGGGGTTTCTAGCTAGCAAGGTTATTTATACACACTTCTTCAATCTAGTGTCCGAAGTCCGCACCTAGTCTTGGACCTGGCAAATCACACCATGAAACAAGAAACATAATCAAGCATCAATATATGAGTCAAAAAGGAAATTCATTTGAATTAACATAGTATTTGTATCAAGATAAATATTTCCACCCATCAAGAAAAATAATGAACCTAATTTAATTTTCTAGAACTATATATAAATGACTCTTTTCCCTTCACTTTCTTCTCACCTCCAAGCCGAAAGAACTACCAGTTAACTGTCGTCCATAACCAGACGATCGAACAGGTCAAAGATAGCACGATTGATCTGATACGATGGTATCAAATCCCAGAAACATCATTTTCTCGGCAGAATTAATCATGTGATATAGAATTAAATTAACTCTCCTTAAATTGTTTTGGTGTTAGGAATCTACTCCATGAAATCTTAAGAAACGTAAAGTTGTTATTTTTTTCCCTctcaaatcaaacaagagggAAGCCAGAGAGAAGCGATAATGAAAGAAGAGGGAAAAAAGGGGTCACACTCGACTTAGCTCTTCAGTCCCTCGATTCACTTTCACCAAACTTTCCATATAACATAAATACAAAGCTTAACCATTCGCAatcttttttatattaaatctaTTAAGTTAAACAGAAAGTTAAGGTAGATATTGGACAATATATACATGAACAGTACAATTCTTGGCCACTGGCCTTAAGTGGACTCAAAAAGGTTCAAGGGTATCGAAGATTTTGacattttaaagtatttaaaaGCATTATTAATATAGGGATGGTGTACTACATTCTGCAAAGGTAGGGTTTGTCAAAAATAAGTGTTTCAATGCATGAAAAGCCACTCtaatttgtttaaaaatttatacATTTGTTGCTTATATGAGTTTTTATGAATAAGTATTTGGTTTAAGAAACGAGGAGAGCAAGGAATGTAAGTACTGATAAAACAATAATTATTTGAAGAGTGATCAAATTCATATGAGAAAATTCTatctaaaatgaaatatatctgtattttttaattaaaatcttGAAAGAATTTTGTTCATGACaactatatatattttgtttctTGGCTGGCGACCTCGTTATATCACACAATAAAAATTTCAACCTTAGtgctatattttttattttcggcagttttatattttttaatcggAGTGCTGATTTGATACTAAACATATTAGCGTCACGCCAATTAAATGACTAAaacaacaaaacaaaaaaaaaaaacaatacaaaaaaaaaaaaaacaaaaacaaaataaagaaaactgaCTAATACTGAAATTCGACAATATAGACCAAAAtcgccaaaaaaaaaaaaaaaaacatcttgAAACAAAAAATTACTATTGTTTAATAGATTAATTAAACAACCAGATGGCATTCAAGTTAAGTGGACTAAAAAGGTTCTACCTTTTAAAGTGACTGAATCCGGTCCTCTCGTCCCAATCATAACCACATGAACATGATGTGTAATATTCAGttgaacccaaaaaaaaaaaaaaaaatagcgcACGATAAATATATAGAAGGGTCCAAACACTAAATCGTATGCAACGTTCAAAAAAGAAGAATGACTCATTTATATTAGGCCGACATATGGTATATACATTAGTTTAAAACTTAGCAAAACAAATTCAAAGTGTCTTAAATATAACCATTCTTGATTAATTTGAAGCCAGAACTTGCGCGACGTACTATTATCGTTGGAACGGGGatggttataattataaatacaccACGAATTATGTTAAAGGGACCACACCACATGCAGTTGTGTTGTCGAGCATGAAAATATGGGGATAATGTGTGTGACTCAGAACTCATGAAATGGAATACTTCATTATATTGCAGATAAAATTACAAGTAGCCCGTTTGTTTGCCCTGTGGGTGGTGGGGGGGGGGGTTGGGGGGGGACTACAAACATGCAAGCTGTAGTTAGATGGCGACAACCACCATTATCTTTTCttcatcaaaaataaataaatcaatgaagtatacatgttttcaaaatattgcccgtgtgtattttattttgtaaaaccTATCAACTTCTATTGAACTGtgaggaaaattatcgtttctcAACAATCCCTTCCACGCATGAACTCGAAACCATAATACGATATGAATATATTTACGTCAAATTAATGTGAAGAAAATTATTGATTTCTTAACAAGAAGTTGATGTATTATAACTTGGAAACTAAATATAGTTAATTATAATTACATTGCTTCAAAATAAAGTTGAGAACATGTTTTTAAGTAAAATAAGGTCTCATATGTAGAACGAGTTTTACAATAACTtatgaaatataattttgataatatataaaatatttttaaaaattaaatatgtgaTATTACATCCACTTAATGAGCGTATGGTTTAAAAGTAGTTTGAAGATATCATTTTGAGTAGTGGAAATTGGAAAACATGCAACTACTTCTAGCCATGCATTACAGCACCAGtacaaattaattaattgtCTTGAGTCGGCACATGTATTTTTTGACTCTAATTAAATACagttttatttgaatttaatattattgaaTTTAAGTTGATTTTGACCATATATATGGAAATGATTTCAGACAGCCATATTTATTTCGGTTAATATTTTCCGTTACGTGGCCCCTGATTTTTAGAAAGACGATGATGACATTGTTACATTAATCGACCGCCTATattaggggtgttcaaacttcggataaaaccgaaaaaaccgaaaatccaaaccgaaaaaaccgaacactaaaccgaaccgaaaaccgaattttataattcggatataaatgttaaaaccgaaattaatttggttcggtttcggattataaatgtcaaaaccgaaccgtccgaaaaaaccgaaatttaattaaattaataatgttatttttattttatattatttattgagatgatattagtgaatgaagaatacttagttgattgttgtttatgtaattcatttctactttatatttaaatattttactaagaaatcatttaaaaaaataacatattatattttataatatatttatattattaatttaaataattgtatcaaaaccgaaataaccgaccgaaataaccgaacctatttcggtagaaaaccgaaccgaaccgaagaaaaatggttcgaatatcggattatatatttgtaaaaccgaaaaccgaaaaaaccgaaataaaaaaccgaaaaccgaaccgaaccgaccgatgaacacccctagcCTATATAGGCCGTTCAAATTCTGCCtagattaatatataatttttaacttTTTGAAAGATTTTTTGACATATTTTCTCATCGATGAAGAAAAAAAGAATGTGTTATGGATTTTGAGTCTGAATTTGATATAGAAGAATTATTGGAGAAATAATAAGATAAACCAAAAGAATTAGATATTTAATCTAAAACCAAAAAGCCGACTCGGCACCGTCTAGACGGCTGCCTAAGCTCCTTGGCGCTTGCCCGCTTACTTAGAACAcatattttcaaattattgaaACGGAAACCATTATTCAAAGCTTAATTTAATTGGTCGAACACATTCTTAATATAGAAATTAGACATAACTAACAGAGCCATAACTCGAATTATAACGTAATTAGTTAGACCGGTGTGCGTGCATGGCTtatgttttgaaatttgaatcgaGGCTAATTCTTACAAAATTTgttctttaattaaaaaatatacggtcttttttttccttcctaatct
This genomic interval from Primulina eburnea isolate SZY01 chromosome 16, ASM2296580v1, whole genome shotgun sequence contains the following:
- the LOC140817443 gene encoding BEL1-like homeodomain protein 2 isoform X1, producing MSQSINNLFSNAYERSMTSKNQGDWMIRFQGLDPLSSQLDNLSAPQPPVYNGTGGGSMLGEVINLPWRRTASGLLDDQIQYADEISLQKFNPITSDNSHLQGFHLMSPAVATPESFNPSQFTWIPSSGGGGGLNTETTRIGRINVEGQGLSLTLSSSLKNLEATKMEKLSIGRHGDFSFHGMGPSSHQNSLNTLATNQQFFHDQNQIYFGFRDSTRVKNGLRNSLYLRAAQELLEEFCCVGRGQYSKNQKFKKVEKNPNSSFDAGRATAQTSSSKDQPSLSPSERTEYHRRKIKLQSMLDEVDVRYTRYFEQMQAIVNSFDSVLGHGASSTYTGLAHKAMSRHFRCIKDAIASELRLCSAALGEKDVTGGSGITKGETPRLKILEQKYRQQKAVEHMGMLDAESWRPQRGLPERSVNILRSWLFEHFLHPYPSEADKYLLSRQTGLSKNQVANWFINARVRLWKPMVEEMYQKEFQDEVQHGGEAAAAQSPMHNSPPRDKRLEINTAENDPTKKINNYINGLSPIGATTSAASSGGFPPPEYRPEAKFGGGGSVGMGGSQTGDVSLTLGFRHSENMPRMSQFSIRNLGAYYS